The following DNA comes from Terriglobales bacterium.
GAGGAAAACGCATTGTGCAAACTTTGAGCAATGACAATGGCGAGTTTCAGCTCGATTTTGTCATGAGGCGCAACTTAAAGCTGCAAGTATCAGTGAGCCGTACTCACCCGGTTCGCCTTCCCATAAATCTGCTCCCGGGTTGGACCGTGCAGTATGCGAATTAGCCCGAGAACGATCGGTCGCTAACGAACCCCAAACTATCTGTTTACTTAAATCTCCGCTGAGGAATGCAATTCGATATGAACCTGGAACGAAGTGGTCATCTCTACTCGAAAATTATTTCTGTGGCTCTGGTCTCGGTCATGTTGGTGGTCTATGGTCGGCCGGGCATTGCCATCACGCCGACGTCCCACAATAACGCTCAGATCCTGGGACAAGTTCCCTCTTCAAATCGATTCATCGTGCGGGATACCGCAGGCTTGCCAGGACTGAACCTGACCTGTCTTCTCTTAAGCTGCAATATTGTCGAGACCGTAGGAGATCCCGGCGGACAACTTTTTGTTGTGCAGAACACCGGCATACTCAACCCGGTCGTCTTCCTTACGCGCTTGCTTTCCGCCGTTGGTGTAATCGATGCTGAGATCGATCAGACCGTGAACACGGCTGGAGCCACGCTGGGTGAAATTCCCGCGTATCTCACAGATGAAAAGCCCGTTGAGTACTACGGAGCCAAGGTCTGGGAAGGCTACGTTATTCAAACCCCAAATCAGATCGTAAGGACTGCCCAGACTCAGTTGACCTTTGGCGTTACCGGAAAAGGCATCACGGTAGCGATGATCGATACGGGCATTGACCCTAACAACAAAGTTCTCCGACGGCATCTTGTGCATGGCTATGATTTCACGAGAAACACCAATGGCGGGTCGGAAATCGGAGATGTAAGCCAATCCACGGCCGGAGTAATCGACGGCTCAACTGAGCCGGCGCAGGTGAACCAATCAACTGCAGGCGTAATCGATCAAGGACGCGCTCAGGTCATCAATCAGCCTCAATATTCCGCATTTGGGCATGGAACCATGACTGCTGGCATCGTTCATCTGGTTGCTCCAAACGCATCACTGATGCCGCTCAAAGCCTTTCATGCCGACGGCACCGGCTTCTCATCCGACGTACTCAGAGCTATTTACTACGCAGTGGATCATAAAGCCAAAGTCATCAGCATGAGCTTTGAGTTCAAGAGTCCGTCGCTGGAACTCGTGAAGGCAATTAACTATGCTACCGGCCGGAGTGTGATCTGCGTAGCGTCAGCCGGAAACGACAGCTCGATGGCGATCGTCTATCCGTCGGGGCTGCCCAATGTCATCGATGTGGCTTCCACCTCGAACACCAACAATCCTTCAGCATTCTCGAATTATGGAACTCCGCCGGTGTGGATCTCGGCTCCGGGCGAGGCAGTCATGAGCACGTATCCATATGAAACTTATGCTGTGGGATGGGGAACCTCATTCAGCGCGCCTTTTGTGTCTGGAACCGTTGCTCTTATGGCAAGCTCTACGCCGACAGCCATCGGACTGCTTAACCAGATTACGGCCGCCGATGCTATTTCACATGCGCAGCCGATACCAGAATCCCAATATGGATTTGGAGTGCTCGATGTGTATCAGGCAGTCCAGGCGTGGACCCGCTTTGTGCGCACAAATCCGTGATGTCGATTTAGCTCTGACTAAAGCGACGAGCCTGGCGCACGCGAGTCCTAGTCGCGATGGTGCACGCAATCGCTCAACTCGAACGATA
Coding sequences within:
- a CDS encoding S8 family serine peptidase translates to MNLERSGHLYSKIISVALVSVMLVVYGRPGIAITPTSHNNAQILGQVPSSNRFIVRDTAGLPGLNLTCLLLSCNIVETVGDPGGQLFVVQNTGILNPVVFLTRLLSAVGVIDAEIDQTVNTAGATLGEIPAYLTDEKPVEYYGAKVWEGYVIQTPNQIVRTAQTQLTFGVTGKGITVAMIDTGIDPNNKVLRRHLVHGYDFTRNTNGGSEIGDVSQSTAGVIDGSTEPAQVNQSTAGVIDQGRAQVINQPQYSAFGHGTMTAGIVHLVAPNASLMPLKAFHADGTGFSSDVLRAIYYAVDHKAKVISMSFEFKSPSLELVKAINYATGRSVICVASAGNDSSMAIVYPSGLPNVIDVASTSNTNNPSAFSNYGTPPVWISAPGEAVMSTYPYETYAVGWGTSFSAPFVSGTVALMASSTPTAIGLLNQITAADAISHAQPIPESQYGFGVLDVYQAVQAWTRFVRTNP